Proteins encoded by one window of Deinococcus radiodurans R1 = ATCC 13939 = DSM 20539:
- the hemE gene encoding uroporphyrinogen decarboxylase, translating to MTRPQSEQAPEKQPATAPPPADQPTALDPSVGRVPGRPGVSRPELDPRVRDSAFLKTARGEQAPYTPVWFMRQAGRYMPEYRALRAGKTMLECIRTPDLAAEITLQPIKAMPLDAAILFNDILTPLPTMGLSLDFVGGVGPVIHNPINTPKDVDVLGVPATAETMPYTAESIRLLMPELNSRGIPLIGFVGAPFTLASYAIEGKGSRNYEKTKRFMYAEPAAWARLMGKFESVLADYLTEQVKAGASAVQIFDSWVGALSVYDYQTFVKPATAGLIERVKKLGVPVIYFGTGATHLMPDMASLGSDVMGADWRTPLDKAWDLIQPGQSIQGNLDPLLLQAPWRELKHQTDRILHEANGRPGHIFNVGHGLLPETPQDMVHRLTDYVHEQTQR from the coding sequence GTGACTCGTCCTCAAAGTGAACAGGCGCCGGAAAAACAACCGGCCACGGCGCCGCCGCCCGCCGACCAGCCCACCGCCCTCGACCCCTCGGTGGGGCGGGTGCCCGGACGCCCCGGCGTCAGCCGGCCCGAACTCGACCCCCGCGTGCGCGACTCGGCGTTTCTGAAAACGGCGCGCGGCGAGCAGGCCCCTTACACGCCGGTCTGGTTCATGCGCCAGGCGGGGCGTTACATGCCCGAGTACCGCGCTCTGCGGGCCGGCAAGACCATGCTGGAGTGCATCCGCACGCCGGACCTCGCCGCCGAAATCACCTTGCAACCCATCAAGGCGATGCCGCTCGACGCCGCGATTCTTTTCAACGACATCCTGACCCCGCTGCCCACCATGGGCCTGAGTCTGGACTTCGTGGGCGGCGTCGGCCCGGTCATTCACAACCCCATCAATACGCCTAAAGACGTGGACGTGCTCGGCGTGCCTGCCACCGCCGAGACGATGCCGTACACCGCCGAGAGCATCCGCCTGCTGATGCCCGAACTCAACTCGCGCGGGATTCCGCTCATCGGGTTTGTCGGCGCGCCGTTTACCCTCGCAAGCTACGCGATTGAGGGCAAAGGCTCGCGCAACTACGAGAAGACCAAGCGCTTCATGTACGCCGAGCCCGCCGCCTGGGCGCGGCTGATGGGCAAGTTCGAGTCGGTGCTGGCCGATTACCTGACCGAGCAGGTCAAAGCCGGAGCGAGCGCCGTGCAGATTTTCGACTCCTGGGTGGGCGCGCTGTCGGTCTACGACTATCAGACCTTCGTCAAGCCCGCCACCGCCGGCCTGATCGAGCGCGTCAAGAAACTCGGCGTGCCGGTCATCTATTTCGGCACCGGGGCCACCCACCTGATGCCCGATATGGCGAGTCTGGGCAGCGACGTGATGGGCGCGGACTGGCGCACGCCGCTCGACAAGGCCTGGGACCTCATTCAGCCCGGCCAGAGCATTCAGGGCAACCTCGACCCGCTGCTGCTGCAAGCGCCCTGGCGCGAACTCAAGCATCAGACCGACCGCATCCTGCACGAGGCGAACGGGCGGCCCGGTCACATCTTCAACGTGGGCCACGGCCTGCTGCCCGAAACCCCGCAGGACATGGTGCACCGCCTGACCGACTACGTGCACGAGCAGACGCAGCGCTAG
- a CDS encoding GNAT family N-acetyltransferase, whose protein sequence is MPVRPFVPADAPAWAVLNNAVWNRTATPAGLLAEDAARLAEQVSRRWVAEEGGQVVGLAHLYFFPFLPPNFLQLDLTVSPDARRRGHGSALWETALAETQALGISSLATNVRDDDPPSRTWAERRGFALHAHRFSSRLDLASFDETPFLPALVRAEAQGVTFSNLAGADEATVTRYLDFVADRLIETPDLAGHPRWEREQVRGMLHLDKNPRPDWLVLAAGPDGEWLGTTAMVQYRDLAYNELTAVSPQARGRGLALPLKLYAIRRARAAGLSTMATNNHSANAPMLAVNRRLGFAPQVGKWELFREGESLAGSVADQPNLLK, encoded by the coding sequence ATGCCTGTGCGCCCCTTCGTGCCCGCCGATGCGCCCGCGTGGGCAGTCCTGAACAACGCTGTTTGGAACCGCACCGCCACGCCAGCGGGGCTGCTGGCCGAGGACGCGGCACGCCTCGCCGAGCAGGTCAGTCGGCGTTGGGTGGCAGAGGAAGGCGGGCAGGTCGTGGGCCTCGCGCACCTTTATTTTTTCCCGTTCCTGCCGCCCAATTTTCTGCAACTCGACCTCACCGTCTCGCCGGACGCTCGTCGGCGGGGGCACGGCTCGGCCCTCTGGGAGACGGCACTCGCTGAGACGCAAGCCCTCGGCATCTCCTCGCTGGCGACCAACGTGCGCGACGACGACCCGCCGAGCCGGACATGGGCCGAGCGGCGCGGCTTTGCGCTGCACGCCCACCGTTTCTCCTCGCGGCTGGACCTCGCCAGTTTTGACGAGACGCCCTTTCTGCCGGCCCTGGTGCGGGCCGAGGCGCAGGGCGTCACCTTCAGCAACCTGGCGGGGGCAGACGAGGCGACGGTCACGCGGTATCTGGACTTCGTGGCCGACCGCCTGATCGAGACGCCCGACCTCGCCGGACACCCGCGCTGGGAGCGCGAACAGGTGCGCGGGATGTTGCATCTGGACAAGAATCCACGTCCCGACTGGCTGGTGCTGGCCGCCGGCCCGGACGGCGAGTGGCTCGGCACCACGGCGATGGTGCAGTACCGCGACCTCGCCTACAACGAACTCACCGCCGTTTCCCCCCAGGCGCGGGGACGCGGGCTGGCGCTGCCGCTCAAGCTCTACGCGATTCGCCGGGCGCGGGCGGCGGGCCTGAGCACGATGGCGACCAACAACCACAGCGCCAACGCGCCGATGCTGGCGGTCAACCGGCGGCTGGGCTTCGCGCCGCAGGTGGGGAAATGGGAGCTGTTCCGAGAGGGTGAGTCACTCGCCGGGAGCGTGGCCGACCAGCCGAACCTGCTCAAATGA
- a CDS encoding inorganic diphosphatase: MSGPATPWRGVVEWRAGERERFIWRGDAVQPYRTEPLPAPVNYGCLPGTLNPADDAEVDAVWLGEPLAVGTETDLAPSGLLWLADGDHKVIFGELKAGLEALLAWFPPERGAQVQGAAEAQAWLAGLSAAE, encoded by the coding sequence ATGAGTGGGCCGGCAACACCCTGGCGCGGCGTGGTGGAATGGCGCGCGGGCGAACGCGAACGCTTCATCTGGCGCGGCGACGCGGTGCAGCCCTACCGCACCGAGCCGCTGCCCGCGCCGGTCAACTACGGCTGCCTGCCCGGCACCCTCAACCCCGCCGACGACGCCGAAGTGGACGCGGTGTGGCTCGGTGAGCCGCTCGCGGTGGGCACCGAAACCGACCTTGCCCCCAGTGGCCTGCTCTGGCTGGCCGACGGCGACCACAAGGTCATTTTCGGCGAGCTGAAGGCTGGCCTGGAAGCCCTGCTCGCCTGGTTTCCCCCGGAGCGCGGCGCGCAGGTGCAGGGCGCGGCGGAGGCGCAGGCGTGGCTGGCCGGGCTGTCAGCGGCGGAGTGA